CGTCTTGATCTGCTTCCGTGTATTCGTCTTTGTTAGCTCGCGCGATTTCACGGTCCTCCAAGAACATGCCAATGAGGAACACAATGACACCGCAGGTAATCGACGCATCTGCAATATTGAACACCGCGAAGTTGTCCACAGAAATATAATCAACAACGTGTCCAAAATAGAAACCTGGATCGCGGAACAGACGATCAAGTCCGTTGCCCATCGCACCACCGGCAACAAAAGCTAGACCGACAGCAATCCACTTGTGCTTGATCCGTGGCGCATAAATGGCGATGCCAATGACAAACGCCCACTGGATTGTGGTGAAAATCCACGTGCTATTTTCCCCCATGGAAAACGCCGCGCCGGGGTTAAACAGGAGGTAGAAGCGGAACCAATCACCAATGATGGAGACAGGTACGCCAGGTTCCAACCAATCGAGCATGATCTGCTTGACTATCTGATCTAGCGCAGCGATCACCACAACAATGGTGCCCATCAAGGCAACCACCTGTTTAACG
The window above is part of the Corynebacterium deserti GIMN1.010 genome. Proteins encoded here:
- the lspA gene encoding signal peptidase II; this translates as MVNVTSKDAGAKMAPTSKKEERTTVKQVVALMGTIVVVIAALDQIVKQIMLDWLEPGVPVSIIGDWFRFYLLFNPGAAFSMGENSTWIFTTIQWAFVIGIAIYAPRIKHKWIAVGLAFVAGGAMGNGLDRLFRDPGFYFGHVVDYISVDNFAVFNIADASITCGVIVFLIGMFLEDREIARANKDEYTEADQDGEHVTK